The sequence CATTTGAATGGATTGCTCACGCTGCCCGAGCAGTTGATTCCCTCTCTGTTCGGACTGCTGGTATCGATGCTGAGCTATGCCGCCATTTGCGCCGTGGCGGCCCTTCTGGGCAGGAAAGTCGGCTATTCCAGCATGGCGTAGAAACGGGACCGTTCCTATATCCGGTCGATATTACGGTCCAGAAAAGCTGCGATGGCAGTTGCCTTCAGACCCGGCCCGGGTGCGACGCTGACAACCTCCCCGCACGGGAGAAGTTCGAGTGCCGTTTCGACTGCTGCCTTGAGGGCCGGCAGCTCGGCTTCCGGTTTGAGCAGCAGAGTGGGTACGTTGAGTTGCGGCATTCGTTCGAAGGCCCGATAGTTGAATGCTGCCAGATAGGGCCTGGAATAGCTGTCCAGCGCCTTCAGCACGTCCAGTGTGATGCGGTGCAATATTTCCGGCGGCGGCATCGGAACAGACAGCCGGTTGTCCGGGGACTTCAGAAAATGGGGGAAATATAGCGCCTGGTCGCGGCAAAAATTGAAAGCCCAGATCAGGTGACGGCCATATTCATCCGGTTCCACTTTTGGTGCATAATTGGTGATGATCTGTTCGCGCAATTCATCTTCATATTCGGTGATTCCATCGAGCATGACCGTCCCGCTCTTTTCGGGAAAAGCTACGCCGAATTCGCATGCAATGCGGGCACCGGTATGGGTTCCGTATATATGAGCCTTGTTCAGTCCCAGGACGGCCATCATCCGATTTACGGAATCGGCAAAATAGGGGATGTCGGGTGTTTCCAGGGCGGGGATATCGGAGTCGCCGTTGCCCAGCGTATCGGGTGCAATGATCGAACCGCGAAACCCTGCTTCGGCCAGTTCCCGCATCAGGTCCTGCATGAACCATGATGATGCAGGCGATGCGTGCAGCAATATGAGGGGGATGATATTTTTGTCCCCTTCCAATATCCGCAAGTGAATCTGGCCTTCTTCGAGTTCGACGAAGGCGCGGCTGATTTTCTGTTCTGTCATTTGATCAAGTTAGGCCGTTGGGCGGGGGAAAATGCCGACACGACGATCCTATCCAACAGTCGGATAGGGCCGAGAGAGGTTCCCATACCGTTCGACCAGCTGCGACATCAGGGCATGCCAAAAACGTCCCAGTCCGATGATATGTCCTTGCTCCGCGGGCTCGAAGACCGCGGACCGATGAACATGGAGCGGGCGCTGCAGGTGATGGAATTGCACGGGCTCGACGGGATCGTCGT comes from Sphingorhabdus sp. YGSMI21 and encodes:
- a CDS encoding alpha/beta hydrolase; its protein translation is MTEQKISRAFVELEEGQIHLRILEGDKNIIPLILLHASPASSWFMQDLMRELAEAGFRGSIIAPDTLGNGDSDIPALETPDIPYFADSVNRMMAVLGLNKAHIYGTHTGARIACEFGVAFPEKSGTVMLDGITEYEDELREQIITNYAPKVEPDEYGRHLIWAFNFCRDQALYFPHFLKSPDNRLSVPMPPPEILHRITLDVLKALDSYSRPYLAAFNYRAFERMPQLNVPTLLLKPEAELPALKAAVETALELLPCGEVVSVAPGPGLKATAIAAFLDRNIDRI